In Tepidimicrobium xylanilyticum, one DNA window encodes the following:
- a CDS encoding class II fructose-bisphosphate aldolase, with product MDIDRFEKIAKKVSIPSVLHGGSGTSKNSLKKCIKLGIIKINIWTDLMVAATEGIKESLKTADNFGDINLVAEAAIKECLIKYYKMFNCLSRI from the coding sequence ATGGACATAGATAGATTTGAAAAAATAGCCAAAAAAGTTAGCATCCCATCAGTCTTACATGGTGGCTCAGGTACCAGTAAAAACAGCTTGAAAAAATGCATTAAGTTAGGCATAATTAAAATTAATATTTGGACAGATCTCATGGTTGCAGCAACAGAAGGCATAAAGGAATCTTTAAAAACTGCCGATAATTTTGGAGATATTAACCTAGTCGCCGAAGCGGCTATAAAAGAATGCCTTATTAAATACTATAAAATGTTTAACTGTTTAAGTAGAATATAA